Genomic window (Pseudomonas sp. L5B5):
GAATACGACAACCCCCTGCCGCAATGGTGGTTCCTGCTGTTCGCCGGCACCCTGGTGTTTTCCGTCGGTTACCTGATCCTCTACCCGGGTCTGGGCAACTGGAAAGGCATCCTGCCGGGCTATGAAGACGGCTGGACCCAAACCAAGGAATGGGAAAAGGAAATGGCCAAGGCGGATGTGAAATTTGGTCCGATCTTCGCCAAATTTGCTGCCATGCCCGTGGAAGAAGTCGCCAAGGACCCGCAAGCCCTGAAAATGGGCGGTCGCCTGTTCGCCTCCAACTGCTCGGTCTGCCACGGCTCCGACGCCAAGGGCGCCTTCGGCTTCCCGAACCTGGCCGACGACAGTTGGCGCTGGGGTGGCGATGCCGACACCATCAAGGCCACCATCATGGGCGGCCGCATGGCTGCCATGCCGGCCTGGGGTGAAGTGCTCAAGGAAGACGGGGTGAAGAACGTAGCCGCCTATGTGCGTCATGAACTGGCCGGCCTGCCGCTGCCAGCCGACAGCGACGCCGACCTGGTAGCCGGGCAGCAAGCCTTCAGCACCACCTGCGTGGCCTGCCACGGCGCTACTGGCAAGGGCACTGCGATCATGGGGGCTCCAGACCTGACCCAACCCGCCGGCTTCATCTACGGCACCAGCCTGGCCCAACTGCAACAGACCATCCGCCATGGTCGCCAGGGCCACATGCCTGCGCAGAGCGAACTGCTCGGCAACGACAAGGTGCAATTGCTGGCTGCCTACGTGTACAGCCTGTCCCACAACAGCAGCAACAAGCCCGAAGCTGCAAGCGACAAGTAAAAGATCAACGGCAAGCTGCGAGTCTTCACTTGCAGCTTGCCGCTTCAAACTTCCCCCCTGCTTCTTTGCGACCAAGTGTCGCACCCCTCTCCCCCGCCCCGTTTGCACCCATTCGAATCAGGTCTAGGCTTACCTCGAAGTGGACTGGTGAAGGCCGGTCACAGCCCCGTGACATGGGCGACGCTCGAAGCTTTCATTCGATGATGGGCCGCAAAGGCTGGTTTATACCGGCTATCGACTCGCCTACCGTTTGTCAGCTGCCCCATGGGCTGGCACACACCTGGTTACAACTGACCTGGCACCTCGATTTTTTTGTCCACTGCGACAGTTTGTCCGAGGGCATTTTTTGTCCCTACTCGGCATAGGGAAAGGCCGCAGAATCAGGCATGGAACGCATTGATGCAGGTCATGGCGCGTTGCAATGACCCCCTGCTTTCTCCATACTTGCGACCGATTTTTATCCCTAATAAAACACCCAAACCGTGGAACCTTAGAAATGAGCACAGCAATCAGTCCGACTGCTTATAACTATAAGGTAGTCCGCCAGTTCGCCATCATGACGGTGGTCTGGGGGATCCTTGGCATGGGGCTCGGTGTCTTCATCGCCTCGCAACTGGTCTGGCCGGAGTTGAACTTCGGTCTGCCATGGACGACGTTCGGACGCCTGCGCCCACTGCACACCAACCTGGTGATCTTCGCCTTCGGTGGATGTGCATTGTTTGCCACCTCTTACTATGTCGTGCAGCGAACCTGCCAGACGCGACTGATTTCCGACAGCCTCGCGGCCTTCACCTTCTGGGGCTGGCAAGCGGTGATCGTCGGTGCCATCGTGACCCTGCCACTGGGTTACACCACCACCAAGGAATACGCCGAACTGGAATGGCCCCTGGCTATCCTGCTGGCGATCGTGTGGGTCACCTACGGCCTGGTGTTCTTCGGCACCATCACCAAGCGCAAGACCAAGCACATCTACGTGGGCAACTGGTTCTACGGTGCCTTCATCGTGGTGACCGCGATGCTGCACATCGTCAACCACGCCTCCCTGCCGGTCACCTTCTTCAAGTCCTACTCGGCCTACGCCGGCGCCACGGACGCGATGATCCAGTGGTGGTACGGCCACAACGCCGTGGGCTTCTTCCTGACCACCGGCTTCCTGGGGATGATGTACTACTTCGTACCCAAGCAGGCCGAGCGTCCGATCTACTCCTATCGCCTGTCCATCGTGCACTTCTGGGCACTGATCACCCTGTACATCTGGGCCGGTCCGCACCACCTGCACTACACCGCACTGCCGGACTGGGCACAGTCCCTGGGCATGGCCATGTCGATCATCCTGCTGGCGCCAAGCTGGGGCGGCATGATCAACGGCATGATGACCCTCTCGGGCGCCTGGCATAAGCTGCGCACCGACCCGATCCTGCGCTTCCTGGTGGTTTCCCTGGCGTTCTACGGCATGTCGACCTTCGAAGGCCCGATGATGGCGATCAAGACCGTCAACTCGCTCTCGCACTACACCGACTGGACCATCGGCCACGTACACGCCGGCGCTCTGGGCTGGGTCGCGATGATCTCCATCGGCGCCCTGTACCACCTGATCCCGAAAGTCTTCGGTCGTCAGCAGATGCACAGCATCGGCCTGATCAACACCCACTTCTGGCTGGCTACCATCGGTACCGTGCTCTACATCGCCTCGATGTGGGTCAACGGCATCACCCAGGGCCTGATGTGGCGTGCAATCAACGACGACGGCACCCTGACCTACTCCTTCGTCGAAGCGCTGCAAGCCAGCCACCCGGGCTTCATCGTCCGCGCCCTGGGCGGTGCGTTCTTCGCCGGCGGCATGCTGATCATGGCGTACAACGTGTTCCGTACCGTTCGCGCTTCTAACCCGGCTGAAGCTGAAGCCGCTGCTCAGATCGCTGTAGTTGGAGCTCACTGATGAAGCACGAAGTAGTCGAGAAGAACATTGGCCTGCTGGCCTTCTTCATGGTCATCGCCGTCAGCGTCGGCGGCCTGACCCAGATCGTCCCGCTGTTCTTCCAGGACGTCACCAACAAGCCGGTCGAAGGCATGAAGCCACGCACCGCGCTGGAACTGGAAGGCCGCGACATCTACATCGCCAACGGCTGCGTACAGTGCCACTCGCAGATGATTCGTCCGTTCCGGGCGGAAACCGAACGTTATGGCCACTACTCGGTCGCCGGTGAAAGCGTCTGGGACCACCCATTCCTGTGGGGTTCCAAACGTACCGGTCCGGACCTGGCTCGCGTGGGGGGTCGTTACTCCGATGACTGGCAGCGTGCGCACTTGTACAACCCGCGCAACGTTGTTCCCGAGTCGAAAATGCCGGCTTACCCGTTCCTCGTAGAAAACAAGCTCGACGGCAAAGACACCGCGAAGAAAATGGAAGTCTTGCGCACGCTCGGCGTCCCTTACACCGACGAAGACATCGCCGGTGCCAAGGATGCCGTGAAGGGCAAGACCGAAATGGACGCGCTGGTGGCCTATCTGCAAGGCCTGGGCACCATCATCAAAAGCAAACGGTGATCTAGATGGATATCGGGATGATTCGTGGCCTGGGCACCCTTGTGGTGATGGTGGCCTTCGTTGGCCTGGCGCTCTGGGTGTTCAGCCCCAAGCGCAAGTCCGAGTTTGAAGACGCGACCTTGTTGCCATTCGCGGATGATCCCGAAGCCATCAAGCACGTCGAGCAAGCTTCTAGGAGTAACAAAGAATGACTACGTTCTGGAGTCTGTACGTCACAGTCCTCAGTCTGGGTACCATCTTCGCCCTGACCTGGCTGCTGCTGTCGACCCGCAAGGGCCAGCGCGCCGAGCAGACCGACGAGACGGTCGGCCACTCCTTCGACGGGATCGAGGAGTACGACAACCCACTGCCGAAATGGTGGTTCATGCTGTTCGTCGGCACCATCGTCTTCGCCCTGGGTTACCTGGTGCTGTACCCGGGCCTGGGCAACTGGAAAGGCGTTCTGCCGGGCTACAACTATCTCGATAACGAGAAGCAGACCGCGTTCGCCAACGGCCAGCCCGGCTGGACGGGCGTGCACGAGTGGGAAAAGGAAATGGCTCGTTCCGACGCCAAGTTCGGCCCGATCTTCGCCAAATACGCGGCGATGCCGATCGAGGAAGTAGCCAAGGACCCGCAAGCCCTGAAGATGGGTGGTCGCCTGTTCGCGTCCAACTGCTCGGTCTGCCACGGCTCCGATGCCAAGGGCGCCTATGGTTTCCCCAACCTGACCGACGCCGACTGGCGCTGGGGCGGCGAACCGGAAACCATCAAGGCCACCATCATGGGCGGTCGCCACGCCGTGATGCCCGCCTGGGTAGATGTGATCAAGGAACAAGGCGTCAGCGACGTTGCCGCCTATGTCCTGACCAACCTCGATGGCCGCAAGCTACCGGAAGGCATCAAGGCCGACACGGCCAATGGCCAGAAGCTGTTCGCCGCCAACTGCGCGGTCTGCCACGGTCCGGAAGGCAAGGGCACACCGGCCATGGGCGCGCCTAACCTGACCCACCCGGCAGCGTTCATCTACGGTTCGAGCTTTGCCCAACTGCAACAGACCATTCGCCATGGTCGCCAGGGCGTGATGCCTGCCCAGGAACAACTGCAAGGCAACGACAAGGTCCACCTGCTGGCGGCTTATGTCTATAGCCTGTCCCACGGTGACAAGCAGGCCGACGCCGAATAAGCGCACAGCCTGAAGGCAGTACCCGAACGGCCCCGCCAATGCACATTGGCGGGGCCGTTTTTCATCTGGCGACCTGACTGCGCCATGTTGCCTGGCGCCGCTTCAAGCAGGCCCGTCCAGGCCATTGATCGTCCCTGACCACTCTGGCCGGGAAAAGATTCGAACAGCACGGATCATAAAACGGTCCATAATTCACAAGTCAATTGATTCAAGTCACTACACCATCGATTGAATTCCCCCAACGCGACCAAAGGTCGCACCCTTGCCCTAGAGCTACAGGCGTATCATTGCGCCACTGCAACACTCCTTTTTGACCCCGGTCGGCACGTACTGGCCGAGGCAATTTTCCACTGCCGTGGGATGCAATGATGAGCAATCAGATTCCTGTACACGATGTAACCCCGCCTGCCAAAAACGCCAGCAAAAGCGTCGACCTCTACGCCTCCAGAGAAAAAATCTACACCCGCGCCTTCACCGGCCTGTTCCGCAACCTGCGCATGCTGGGCGGTGCTGGCCTGTTCCTGCTGTACTTCGGCACCGTCTGGCTCAACTGGGGTGGCCACCAGGCTGTCTGGTGGAACCTGCCGGAGCGCAAGTTCTTCATCTTCGGCGCCACCTTCTGGCCCCAGGACTTCATCCTGCTGTCCGGCATGCTGATCATTGCCGCCTTCGGCCTGTTCTTCATCACCGTCTACGCCGGGCGTGTCTGGTGCGGCTATACCTGCCCGCAGAGCGTCTGGACCTGGATCTTCATGTGGTGCGAAAAGGTCACCGAGGGTGATCGCAACCAGCGCATCAAGCTGGACAAGGCGCCCATGAGCGCCAACAAGTTCCTGCGCAAGTTCAGCAAGCACAGCCTGTGGCTGCTGATCGGGTTCGTCACCGGCCTGACCTTCGTCGGCTACTTCTCACCGATCCGCGAACTGGTGATCGACTTCTTCACCGGCCAGGCCGATGGCTGGTCGTATTTCTGGGTCGGTTTCTTCACCCTCGCCACTTATGGCAACGCCGGCTGGCTGCGTGAGCAGGTGTGCATCTACATGTGCCCCTATGCCCGCTTCCAGAGCGTGATGTTCGACAAGGACACCCTGATCGTGTCCTACGACCCACGTCGCGGCGAAAGCCGTGGCCCGCGCAAGAAAGGCGCCGACTACAAGGCCCAGGGCCTGGGCGACTGCATCGACTGCACCATGTGTGTCCAGGTCTGCCCTACCGGGATCGACATCCGCGACGGCCTGCAGATCGAGTGCATCGGCTGTGCCGCCTGCATCGACGCCTGCGACAGCATCATGGACAAGATGGAGTACCCCCGCGGCCTCATCAGCTACACCACCGAGCACAACCTCTCGGGACAGAAAACCCATAAACTGCGTCCGCGCCTGATCGGTTATGCCCTGGTACTGCTGGCCATGATCAGCCTGCTGGTTACCGCGTTCTTCATGCGCTCCCTGGTAGGCTTCGATGTCAGCAAGGACCGGGTGCTGTACCGCGAGAACGCCGAAGGCCGGATCGAGAACGTCTACAGCCTGAAGATCATGAACAAGGACCAGCGCGACCATACCTATGTACTGGACGCCACCGGCCTACCGGACCTGAAGCTGCAGAGCAAGCGCGAGATCCATGTGGTGGCTGGCGACATCGTCAGCCTGCCTGCGGAGCTGTCGATCGCTCCGGAACAACTGCCATCGACCACCAACGAGGTGAAGTTCATCCTCAAGGACATCGACGATGACAGTGTCCAGGTCGAAGCCAAGAGCCGATTCATCGGCCCACAAATTCGTTAAGAGAAATGACCATGCCTACAGCCGTCGCCGCAACCCCCTGGTACAAGCACCTCTGGCCCTGGATCATCATCGGCATTCTCGCCTGCTCGGTGACCTTGACCCTGTCCATGGTGACTATTGCCGTGAACAACCCGGACAACCTGGTCAACGACAACTACTACGAGGCCGGCAAAGGCATCAACCGCTCCCTGGACCGCGAGCTGCTGGCCCAGACCCTGAAGATGCGCGCCAGCGTGCACCTTGACGAGCTGACCGGCGAAGTCGACCTGCGCCTGAGTGGCAACAGCCAGCCCAGGACCCTGGAGCTGAACCTGATCTCGCCGACCCAGCCTGAGAAGGATCGCAAGATCGCCCTGACCCGCAGCGAAACCGAACAGGGTCGCTACATCGGCCAGGTGAACGACCAGGTCGAGGGCCGGCGCTTCGTCGAGCTGCTGGGCGTCGAGGGCGACAAGACCTGGCGCATGTTCGAGGAAGAACAGGTCAGCCACGACAAGGACCTGTTGCTGGGTGACGAACCGCTGCAGGGCGCCGAAGACCTGAACTGATCAACGCCTGTCGCCCATCGCCGGCCTGCCGTCTCCCTGCCTCCGGGCGAGAGTCGACCGGCCGGCGATGAGTTTTTTCCAGACCCGAAAGACTGCCAATGACCACGCCATTGCCTTGCTACCACTGCACCCTGCCGGTTCCCTCCGGCAGCCGGTTCACCGCCGTCGTGCTCGGCGAGCCCAGGGAGTTCTGCTGCCCGGGTTGCCAGGCGGTGGCTGAAGCCATCGTCGCCGGTGGCCTGGAGCACTACTACAGTCACCGCAGCGAAGCCTCGGCCAACCCTGGTGCACTGCCCGTGCAACTGGTGGACGAACTGGCGCTGTACGACCGCGCGGATGTGCAGCAACCCTTCGTGCGTCATGAAGGCGAGCTGGCGCAAGCCACCCTGTTGATGGAAGGCATCAGTTGCGCCGCCTGTGGCTGGTTGATCGAGAAGCACCTGCGCAGCCTACCGGCAGTGGCCGAAGCCCGGCTCAACCTGTCCAATCATCGCCTGCACGTCAGCTGGGCCGACAGCGAACTGCCCCTGAGCCAGTTGCTCGCCCAATTGCGGCACATCGGCTACGCCGCCCACCCCTACCAGCCGGACAAGGCCTCCGAGCAACTGGCGAGCGAGAACCGCCTGGCTTTACGCCAACTGGGCGTGGCGGGCCTGCTGTGGTTCCAGGCAATGATGGCAACCATGGCCACCTGGCCTGAATTCAACATCGACCTGAGCCCGGAGCTGCACACCATCCTGCGCTGGGTCGCACTGTTTCTCACCACCCCCATCGTTTTCTACAGTTGCGCTCCCTTCTTCAAGGGCGCCATGCGCGACCTGCGCACCCGACACCTGACCATGGACGTCTCGGTATCCCTGGCCATCGGCGGGGCCTACCTGGCAGGCATCTGGACGTCCATCAGCGGGGTCGGCGAACTGTATTTCGATGCAGTGGGCATGTTCGCCCTGTTCCTCCTTGCCGGCCGCTACCTGGAACGCCGGGCCCGGGAGCGCACTGCAGCGGCTACCGCACAACTGGTCAACTTGCTGCCAGCCTCGTGCCTGCGCCTGGACGAGAACGGCCAGAGCGAACGCATCCTGCTCAGCGAGCTGCGCCTGGGAGACCGGGTACTGGTGCACCCTGGTGCGGTGCTGCCAGCAGACGGCAGGATTCTCGACGGCCAGTCAAGCGTCGACGAATCCCTGCTCACCGGTGAATACCTGCCACAGCCCCGGGGCCTGGGCGACACCGTCACGGCCGGCACCCTGAACGTCGAAGGTGCCCTGACCGTGCAAGTCCAGGCCCTGGGCCAGGACACTCGCCTGTCGGCCATCGTGCGCTTGCTGGACCGGGCCCAGGCCGAAAAGCCGCGCCTGGCCGAAGTCGCCGACCGCGCCGCACAGTGGTTCCTGCTGCTGTCACTGATCGCCGCCGCGGCCATCGGCCTGTTGTGGTGGCAACTCGACGCCTCCCGGGCGTTCTGGATCGTCCTGGCCATGCTGGTAGCCACCTGCCCTTGCGCGCTGTCCCTGGCCACCCCCACGGCGCTCACCGCGGCCACCGGGACCTTGCACAAGCTTGGCTTGCTGCTGACCCGTGGCCATGTACTCGAAGGCCTGAATCAGATCGATACGGTGATTTTCGACAAGACCGGCACCCTGACCGAAGGCCGCCTGGCCTTGCGGGCCATCCGGCCGCTGGGGAGCCTGTCCGGCGATGACTGCCTGAGCCTGGCTGCGGCCCTGGAAAACCGCTCCGAACACCCCATCGCCCGGGCTTTCGGTCGCGCGCCAGTGGCTGCCGAAGACGTCACCAGCAGCCCGGGCCTGGGCCTGGAAGGCCTGGTCCAGGGGCAGCGCCTGCGCATAGGCCAGCCGGCGTTCGTCTGTGAACTCAGTGGCTGCCCGATTCCGCAGATGCCCGACGAGCACGGCCAATGGCTGCTGCTCGGCGACAGTCAAGGCACCCTCGCCTGGCTGGTCCTCGACGACCGCCTGCGCAGTGATGCCCCCGCGCTGCTGGCAGCCTGCAGGGCCCGCGGCTGGCACACCCTGCTGTTATCCGGGGACAGTTCGCCAATGGTCGCCAGCGTCGCCGCCGAACTACAGATCGACGAGGCCCGTGGTGGCCTGCGCCCGGACGACAAA
Coding sequences:
- the ccoN gene encoding cytochrome-c oxidase, cbb3-type subunit I, with the protein product MSTAISPTAYNYKVVRQFAIMTVVWGILGMGLGVFIASQLVWPELNFGLPWTTFGRLRPLHTNLVIFAFGGCALFATSYYVVQRTCQTRLISDSLAAFTFWGWQAVIVGAIVTLPLGYTTTKEYAELEWPLAILLAIVWVTYGLVFFGTITKRKTKHIYVGNWFYGAFIVVTAMLHIVNHASLPVTFFKSYSAYAGATDAMIQWWYGHNAVGFFLTTGFLGMMYYFVPKQAERPIYSYRLSIVHFWALITLYIWAGPHHLHYTALPDWAQSLGMAMSIILLAPSWGGMINGMMTLSGAWHKLRTDPILRFLVVSLAFYGMSTFEGPMMAIKTVNSLSHYTDWTIGHVHAGALGWVAMISIGALYHLIPKVFGRQQMHSIGLINTHFWLATIGTVLYIASMWVNGITQGLMWRAINDDGTLTYSFVEALQASHPGFIVRALGGAFFAGGMLIMAYNVFRTVRASNPAEAEAAAQIAVVGAH
- the ccoG gene encoding cytochrome c oxidase accessory protein CcoG; this translates as MSNQIPVHDVTPPAKNASKSVDLYASREKIYTRAFTGLFRNLRMLGGAGLFLLYFGTVWLNWGGHQAVWWNLPERKFFIFGATFWPQDFILLSGMLIIAAFGLFFITVYAGRVWCGYTCPQSVWTWIFMWCEKVTEGDRNQRIKLDKAPMSANKFLRKFSKHSLWLLIGFVTGLTFVGYFSPIRELVIDFFTGQADGWSYFWVGFFTLATYGNAGWLREQVCIYMCPYARFQSVMFDKDTLIVSYDPRRGESRGPRKKGADYKAQGLGDCIDCTMCVQVCPTGIDIRDGLQIECIGCAACIDACDSIMDKMEYPRGLISYTTEHNLSGQKTHKLRPRLIGYALVLLAMISLLVTAFFMRSLVGFDVSKDRVLYRENAEGRIENVYSLKIMNKDQRDHTYVLDATGLPDLKLQSKREIHVVAGDIVSLPAELSIAPEQLPSTTNEVKFILKDIDDDSVQVEAKSRFIGPQIR
- the ccoO gene encoding cytochrome-c oxidase, cbb3-type subunit II, whose product is MKHEVVEKNIGLLAFFMVIAVSVGGLTQIVPLFFQDVTNKPVEGMKPRTALELEGRDIYIANGCVQCHSQMIRPFRAETERYGHYSVAGESVWDHPFLWGSKRTGPDLARVGGRYSDDWQRAHLYNPRNVVPESKMPAYPFLVENKLDGKDTAKKMEVLRTLGVPYTDEDIAGAKDAVKGKTEMDALVAYLQGLGTIIKSKR
- the ccoP gene encoding cytochrome-c oxidase, cbb3-type subunit III; the encoded protein is MTTFWSTWICVLTIGSLIGLTWLLVGTRRGETKGSVDQTMGHAFDGIEEYDNPLPQWWFLLFAGTLVFSVGYLILYPGLGNWKGILPGYEDGWTQTKEWEKEMAKADVKFGPIFAKFAAMPVEEVAKDPQALKMGGRLFASNCSVCHGSDAKGAFGFPNLADDSWRWGGDADTIKATIMGGRMAAMPAWGEVLKEDGVKNVAAYVRHELAGLPLPADSDADLVAGQQAFSTTCVACHGATGKGTAIMGAPDLTQPAGFIYGTSLAQLQQTIRHGRQGHMPAQSELLGNDKVQLLAAYVYSLSHNSSNKPEAASDK
- the ccoP gene encoding cytochrome-c oxidase, cbb3-type subunit III; translated protein: MTTFWSLYVTVLSLGTIFALTWLLLSTRKGQRAEQTDETVGHSFDGIEEYDNPLPKWWFMLFVGTIVFALGYLVLYPGLGNWKGVLPGYNYLDNEKQTAFANGQPGWTGVHEWEKEMARSDAKFGPIFAKYAAMPIEEVAKDPQALKMGGRLFASNCSVCHGSDAKGAYGFPNLTDADWRWGGEPETIKATIMGGRHAVMPAWVDVIKEQGVSDVAAYVLTNLDGRKLPEGIKADTANGQKLFAANCAVCHGPEGKGTPAMGAPNLTHPAAFIYGSSFAQLQQTIRHGRQGVMPAQEQLQGNDKVHLLAAYVYSLSHGDKQADAE
- a CDS encoding CcoQ/FixQ family Cbb3-type cytochrome c oxidase assembly chaperone, whose amino-acid sequence is MDIGMIRGLGTLVVMVAFVGLALWVFSPKRKSEFEDATLLPFADDPEAIKHVEQASRSNKE
- a CDS encoding FixH family protein — translated: MPTAVAATPWYKHLWPWIIIGILACSVTLTLSMVTIAVNNPDNLVNDNYYEAGKGINRSLDRELLAQTLKMRASVHLDELTGEVDLRLSGNSQPRTLELNLISPTQPEKDRKIALTRSETEQGRYIGQVNDQVEGRRFVELLGVEGDKTWRMFEEEQVSHDKDLLLGDEPLQGAEDLN
- a CDS encoding heavy metal translocating P-type ATPase yields the protein MTTPLPCYHCTLPVPSGSRFTAVVLGEPREFCCPGCQAVAEAIVAGGLEHYYSHRSEASANPGALPVQLVDELALYDRADVQQPFVRHEGELAQATLLMEGISCAACGWLIEKHLRSLPAVAEARLNLSNHRLHVSWADSELPLSQLLAQLRHIGYAAHPYQPDKASEQLASENRLALRQLGVAGLLWFQAMMATMATWPEFNIDLSPELHTILRWVALFLTTPIVFYSCAPFFKGAMRDLRTRHLTMDVSVSLAIGGAYLAGIWTSISGVGELYFDAVGMFALFLLAGRYLERRARERTAAATAQLVNLLPASCLRLDENGQSERILLSELRLGDRVLVHPGAVLPADGRILDGQSSVDESLLTGEYLPQPRGLGDTVTAGTLNVEGALTVQVQALGQDTRLSAIVRLLDRAQAEKPRLAEVADRAAQWFLLLSLIAAAAIGLLWWQLDASRAFWIVLAMLVATCPCALSLATPTALTAATGTLHKLGLLLTRGHVLEGLNQIDTVIFDKTGTLTEGRLALRAIRPLGSLSGDDCLSLAAALENRSEHPIARAFGRAPVAAEDVTSSPGLGLEGLVQGQRLRIGQPAFVCELSGCPIPQMPDEHGQWLLLGDSQGTLAWLVLDDRLRSDAPALLAACRARGWHTLLLSGDSSPMVASVAAELQIDEARGGLRPDDKLQVLQQLHQQGRKVLMLGDGVNDVPVLAAADISVAMGSATDLAKTSADAVLLSNRLDALVQAFGLARRTRRVIIENLLWAGLYNGLMLPFAALGWITPVWAAVGMSISSLTVVLNALRLTRMPRVVDSAVTPATRPMPA